The Cytophagia bacterium CHB2 genome has a window encoding:
- a CDS encoding TonB-dependent receptor, with product MVLRRFLSSALAAVFLPVLLSAGTTGKIKGKVVDRESGEPLPSATVLIVGTSMGAAADLNGEFLILNVPLGVYQVKATFIGYREVTISNVRVNSDLTTEVNFSMPSEALEVAGVSIVAERPLVNQNATNATRIQSYEDFQKIPVRSVNAVIALQPGVVVQDGALFVRGGRNDEVGYYLEGANARDADNGANAVTVIPEALEEFQIQAGGYNAEFGGANAGIIRQTLKSGSNDYHFSLQAESDNVVDRGNKFLGTHSYGYTDYTATLSGPLLNKRLKFFVAAQNTFERDRAARFWKGFDFNHADQYVDEHNFPLIFTNNRDPNLEALVQQRGIHMGDNAIPASSRQQWIGNGTLVFDAKPFIFRLGGSLSWRRQDDLIGPNGNFFGSLAARLFNLERNQLEDLSTGLLNFKVTHLLGSRSFYEVNLNYFDRREVRYDPLLEHNFWAYWDSTGNADVGVTFFNDNLNPWRGGTQTMDIYGFDFNAPGTPANYFKNKRSYLGGSMGFTTQYRNHEIKFGGSYERWTARSFASDAQWARTQLQAARQNPDIYRDALAGDPVAVGAFRTLSGASQALTYGYDTFGNETNLEGPDGARHPYYMSFYAQDKFEARDIVINAGLRFDYFDSKGLVLVDPSDPNVYEPQNDAYQVLSLEQRLAQWYKKPSAKYQVSPRFGIAYPITDKGAIHFSYGHFLQIPSFELLYQNPGFKVPVGGGNYGIYGNADLEPQKTVMYELGLKQQLGETIGIDITAFYRDVRNWVGTSPPIETVGEGGQVNASRTYFIYRNLDYANVRGVTFTLQQFRSRMLTYSIDYTFQVAEGSNSDPGEEFGRRQGNSEPTQFIVPLEWDQRHNVNGTVTFQHSGWAASLLGRYHSGQPYTPSVQRAARTGTSTNLNFARNSRNAPYFMVFDLRLSKSMRLAGWEVALLGNVYNLFDRRNEINVYGDTGRATNSTTFSEARSATIRNNTAEEFLRQPDRFSEPREVQLGLRLSF from the coding sequence ATGGTCCTTCGAAGATTTTTGAGTAGCGCCCTTGCCGCCGTGTTTCTGCCCGTGCTGCTTTCCGCCGGAACGACGGGAAAGATCAAGGGCAAAGTGGTTGATCGTGAATCCGGTGAGCCGCTGCCCAGCGCCACGGTTCTTATTGTCGGTACGTCGATGGGCGCCGCCGCTGATCTGAACGGTGAATTTCTCATTTTGAATGTTCCCCTCGGTGTTTATCAAGTGAAAGCCACTTTCATTGGCTATCGCGAAGTCACGATTTCCAATGTGCGCGTGAATTCCGATTTGACCACGGAAGTGAATTTCAGCATGCCTTCGGAAGCGTTGGAAGTGGCTGGCGTGTCGATTGTCGCCGAGCGCCCGTTGGTGAATCAAAATGCCACGAACGCAACGCGCATTCAAAGCTATGAGGATTTTCAGAAAATTCCGGTGCGCAGCGTGAACGCCGTGATTGCCCTGCAGCCCGGCGTGGTGGTGCAGGATGGCGCGTTGTTCGTGCGCGGCGGACGCAACGACGAAGTGGGATATTATCTCGAAGGCGCCAATGCCCGGGACGCCGATAACGGCGCCAACGCAGTAACGGTTATTCCGGAGGCGCTGGAGGAATTTCAAATTCAAGCGGGCGGCTATAACGCCGAATTTGGCGGCGCCAACGCCGGGATCATTCGCCAGACGTTGAAAAGCGGCAGCAACGATTATCACTTCAGCCTGCAGGCGGAGAGCGATAATGTCGTCGATCGCGGCAACAAATTCCTCGGGACGCATTCTTATGGCTACACGGATTACACCGCGACGCTGAGCGGTCCGTTGCTGAACAAACGGCTCAAATTTTTTGTGGCAGCGCAAAACACATTTGAGCGTGATCGTGCGGCGCGCTTCTGGAAGGGATTCGATTTCAATCACGCCGATCAATATGTCGATGAGCACAACTTCCCCCTGATTTTTACCAACAACCGCGACCCCAATCTCGAAGCGTTGGTGCAACAACGCGGCATTCATATGGGCGACAATGCCATTCCGGCCTCCAGCCGCCAACAATGGATCGGTAACGGCACCCTGGTGTTCGACGCCAAGCCGTTCATCTTCCGGTTGGGTGGTTCGTTGAGTTGGCGCCGGCAGGATGATTTGATCGGACCGAATGGTAACTTTTTTGGCAGCCTGGCGGCACGGCTGTTCAATTTGGAGCGCAACCAGCTTGAAGATTTGAGCACTGGCCTGTTGAATTTCAAAGTCACGCATTTGCTCGGCTCACGATCGTTCTACGAAGTCAACTTGAATTATTTCGATCGCCGGGAAGTCCGGTACGATCCCCTGCTCGAACACAATTTCTGGGCTTATTGGGACAGCACGGGCAACGCCGACGTGGGTGTGACATTCTTCAACGATAATCTCAATCCCTGGCGCGGCGGCACGCAGACCATGGATATCTACGGTTTCGACTTCAATGCGCCCGGCACACCCGCCAATTATTTCAAGAACAAGCGCAGCTACCTGGGCGGTTCGATGGGATTCACCACGCAATACCGCAATCATGAAATCAAGTTCGGCGGCTCCTATGAACGCTGGACGGCGCGCAGCTTTGCCTCGGATGCGCAATGGGCGCGCACGCAATTGCAGGCCGCGCGGCAAAACCCTGATATTTACCGCGACGCCCTGGCCGGCGACCCGGTTGCCGTTGGCGCGTTTCGCACGCTTTCCGGCGCCTCGCAGGCCTTGACGTACGGCTATGACACCTTTGGCAATGAAACTAACCTAGAAGGTCCGGACGGCGCGCGTCATCCTTATTACATGTCGTTTTACGCCCAGGATAAGTTCGAAGCGCGCGATATCGTCATCAACGCCGGTTTGCGTTTTGATTATTTCGATTCCAAAGGCCTGGTGCTGGTCGATCCCAGCGATCCCAATGTTTATGAGCCGCAAAACGACGCGTATCAAGTTCTGTCGTTGGAACAGCGGCTGGCGCAATGGTACAAGAAGCCCTCGGCGAAGTATCAAGTCAGCCCGCGCTTCGGCATCGCTTATCCCATCACCGACAAAGGCGCGATTCACTTCTCGTACGGCCATTTCTTGCAGATTCCGTCGTTCGAGCTGCTTTATCAAAATCCCGGGTTCAAAGTGCCGGTGGGCGGCGGCAATTACGGCATTTACGGCAATGCGGATTTGGAGCCGCAAAAGACCGTGATGTATGAGCTCGGTTTGAAGCAGCAACTGGGCGAGACCATCGGCATTGACATCACGGCTTTTTATCGCGACGTGCGTAACTGGGTCGGCACCAGCCCGCCGATTGAAACCGTGGGCGAAGGCGGCCAGGTCAACGCCAGCCGAACCTACTTCATTTATCGCAATCTTGATTATGCCAACGTGCGCGGTGTGACGTTTACATTGCAGCAATTCCGTTCGCGCATGCTGACCTATTCCATTGATTATACCTTCCAGGTCGCCGAGGGCAGCAATTCCGATCCCGGCGAAGAATTTGGCCGGCGCCAGGGCAATTCCGAGCCGACGCAATTCATCGTGCCGTTGGAATGGGATCAGCGCCATAATGTGAACGGCACCGTGACGTTTCAGCATAGCGGTTGGGCAGCGAGTCTGCTGGGCCGCTATCATTCCGGCCAACCGTACACGCCTTCAGTTCAGCGCGCTGCGCGCACCGGCACGAGCACGAATCTGAACTTTGCGCGCAACAGCCGCAATGCGCCTTATTTTATGGTGTTCGATTTGCGGTTGTCCAAGTCAATGCGTCTCGCGGGCTGGGAAGTCGCGCTGCTCGGCAATGTTTATAATTTGTTCGACCGGCGCAACGAGATCAATGTTTACGGCGATACCGGCCGCGCCACCAACTCCACCACGTTTTCCGAAGCGCGTTCGGCGACGATTCGCAACAACACCGCGGAAGAATTCCTGCGCCAGCCGGATCGCTTCAGCGAACCGCGTGAAGTGCAGTTGGGCTTGCGCCTGAGCTTCTGA
- the panB gene encoding 3-methyl-2-oxobutanoate hydroxymethyltransferase: protein MSAQNTHQKITILDLQNKKEQRQKIVMMTAYDYSSAALVDQAGIDIILVGDSLGMVMLGYESTVAVTMADMLHHCKAAARAARQAFLVGDMPFGSYEVSPGEAVRNAVRFLQEGGMNAVKLEGGQEMLATIKAIIAAGIPVMGHIGLTPQSLSKLGGYRVQGKTAEGAYELLQDALFLQDAGCFAVVLEAIPAPLAALITSRLSIPTIGIGAGRECDGQVLVYHDVLGLFEGLQPRFVKRFAEAGKIIHAALAAYRDEVENGRFPDEQHAYEMPAGEIEKLNDIIKNAEAQ from the coding sequence ATGTCTGCGCAAAACACACATCAAAAAATTACCATACTCGATTTACAGAACAAGAAAGAGCAACGCCAAAAGATCGTTATGATGACGGCTTACGACTATTCGTCCGCGGCGTTGGTTGATCAGGCCGGCATTGATATTATTCTGGTGGGCGATTCCCTCGGCATGGTGATGCTGGGTTACGAGAGTACTGTAGCCGTGACGATGGCGGATATGCTGCACCACTGCAAAGCTGCTGCGCGCGCGGCGCGGCAAGCATTTCTCGTCGGCGACATGCCCTTCGGATCCTACGAAGTTTCACCGGGGGAAGCCGTGCGCAATGCCGTGCGGTTTTTGCAGGAAGGCGGGATGAACGCGGTCAAGCTGGAAGGCGGGCAGGAAATGTTGGCAACCATCAAAGCCATCATTGCCGCGGGCATTCCGGTGATGGGCCACATTGGTTTGACGCCGCAATCGTTGTCGAAACTCGGCGGTTATCGCGTGCAAGGCAAAACCGCCGAAGGCGCTTATGAGCTGTTGCAGGATGCACTTTTTTTGCAGGACGCCGGTTGTTTTGCTGTTGTGCTCGAAGCGATTCCTGCGCCGCTGGCCGCGCTGATCACCTCACGCTTGAGCATTCCCACCATCGGCATTGGCGCCGGCCGCGAGTGTGACGGCCAGGTTTTGGTGTATCACGATGTGCTCGGACTTTTCGAAGGGCTGCAGCCGCGTTTCGTGAAACGATTCGCGGAAGCCGGAAAAATCATTCACGCGGCATTGGCCGCCTATCGCGACGAGGTAGAAAATGGCCGCTTCCCGGATGAGCAGCATGCCTATGAGATGCCCGCCGGCGAAATCGAAAAGCTCAATGACATCATCAAAAATGCGGAAGCGCAATAA
- a CDS encoding beta-lactamase family protein codes for MTIRKNYRKTLCFVLLLGMGCSMEKTAKVDQIFQAYNNAATPGAAVMVIKNGKPVFVRAYGMAHLEENQLVLPATNFRLASVTKPFTAMCIMMLVERGQLTYERTLAEIFPEFPPYGNAITIRHLLQHTSGLIDYEDLIPDTATVQVLDKDVLRMMTTQDSTYFTPGAQYRYSNSGYAVLAMVVKKISGKSFAEFLRENIFMPLGMANTVAFEHGISTVKHRAMGYREENGSFVFKDQSLTSAVLGDGGIYSSIEDLFKWDQALYSERLVKREALQQAFSKGVLNDGQTIDYGFGWRIDDYRSRARVQHTGSTSGFRNVIQRYPEDKFTVIILTNRAEPEVEELANQLADLFLIES; via the coding sequence ATGACGATAAGAAAAAATTACCGAAAAACACTTTGCTTTGTCCTACTTCTCGGAATGGGTTGCAGCATGGAAAAAACCGCAAAAGTCGATCAGATTTTTCAAGCCTACAATAACGCGGCTACACCGGGCGCCGCGGTTATGGTGATCAAAAATGGTAAACCCGTTTTTGTGCGCGCCTATGGCATGGCTCATCTCGAAGAAAACCAACTGGTGCTTCCGGCGACGAATTTTCGCCTGGCTTCCGTGACCAAGCCGTTCACGGCCATGTGTATCATGATGCTGGTTGAGCGCGGTCAATTGACCTATGAACGCACGCTTGCGGAAATCTTTCCGGAATTTCCGCCTTATGGCAATGCGATTACGATACGGCATTTGTTGCAGCACACTTCGGGTTTGATCGATTATGAAGATTTAATCCCCGACACGGCGACCGTGCAAGTGTTGGATAAGGATGTTTTGCGCATGATGACGACGCAAGACTCAACCTATTTCACGCCGGGCGCGCAATATCGTTACAGCAATTCCGGTTATGCCGTGTTGGCAATGGTTGTCAAAAAAATTTCGGGAAAGTCATTTGCGGAGTTCTTGCGTGAGAACATTTTTATGCCGCTCGGCATGGCCAATACCGTTGCATTTGAGCATGGCATCTCAACGGTTAAGCATCGCGCCATGGGGTATCGCGAAGAAAACGGCTCGTTCGTTTTTAAAGATCAGAGTTTGACCAGTGCCGTGCTGGGCGACGGCGGCATTTATTCTTCGATTGAAGACTTATTCAAATGGGATCAAGCGCTATACTCGGAAAGGCTGGTTAAGCGTGAGGCTCTGCAGCAAGCGTTCTCGAAAGGTGTTTTGAATGACGGCCAAACGATTGACTACGGTTTCGGTTGGCGCATCGACGACTATCGCAGCCGCGCACGGGTGCAACATACCGGCAGCACCTCCGGCTTTCGCAACGTGATCCAGCGTTATCCCGAGGACAAGTTCACCGTGATCATCCTAACCAATCGCGCCGAGCCGGAGGTCGAAGAGTTGGCTAATCAGTTGGCGGATTTATTTTTGATCGAATCCTAA
- a CDS encoding pantoate--beta-alanine ligase: MNVTNDISRVRALRWENPHLTWGFVPTMGYLHEGHLSLVRRAREENERVAVSIFVNPTQFGPGEDLSQYPRALERDMELLRAAHTDLVFTPNDADMYPPGFQTYVSVGEVAKTLEGASRPSHFQGVATVVTKLFNIVQPTRAYFGQKDAQQVAVLRQMVADLNFNLEFIVCPTVREPDGLAMSSRNKYLSPEERQAATVLYRALAAAESAWRAGEKRGESLRAIMTATVAQEKLARLDYASVADPMTMIELEHISAQALFSLAVFVGKTRLIDNFLVDS; this comes from the coding sequence ATGAACGTTACCAATGATATCTCACGCGTGCGCGCCTTGCGCTGGGAAAATCCGCATTTGACCTGGGGCTTCGTGCCAACTATGGGCTATTTGCACGAAGGTCATCTCTCATTGGTTCGCCGGGCGCGCGAGGAGAATGAACGAGTTGCCGTCAGCATTTTTGTGAATCCCACGCAATTTGGGCCGGGTGAAGATTTGAGCCAATATCCACGCGCATTAGAGCGCGATATGGAACTGCTACGCGCCGCGCATACCGATCTTGTTTTCACGCCAAATGATGCGGATATGTACCCGCCGGGCTTTCAAACGTATGTTTCCGTCGGTGAGGTTGCCAAGACGCTGGAAGGCGCTTCGCGTCCGTCCCATTTTCAAGGCGTTGCCACAGTCGTGACGAAACTCTTCAATATCGTACAGCCAACGCGCGCCTACTTCGGCCAGAAGGATGCGCAACAAGTTGCCGTGCTGCGACAAATGGTCGCAGATCTCAATTTTAATCTGGAATTCATCGTGTGCCCGACGGTGCGTGAGCCGGACGGTTTGGCCATGAGCTCCCGCAACAAGTATCTCTCGCCGGAAGAACGCCAGGCTGCCACCGTGCTCTATCGCGCGCTGGCTGCGGCGGAATCAGCCTGGCGCGCCGGGGAAAAACGCGGTGAATCGCTGCGCGCGATCATGACTGCGACCGTCGCGCAGGAGAAGCTCGCCCGCCTCGATTACGCCAGCGTTGCCGATCCCATGACCATGATTGAACTCGAACACATTTCGGCGCAGGCGCTATTCTCGCTTGCGGTTTTTGTGGGAAAAACGCGCTTGATCGACAATTTCTTAGTGGATTCGTAA
- a CDS encoding 2-dehydropantoate 2-reductase, translating into MHVAIIGIGAMGSLFAARLHASCDLVMCGDWPAQVEAVRRTGLTLIDQRNHATQHQVRIADDVSEVGRVDLAIILVKSHKTEQAAALAEQILLSDGLALTLQNGLGHAEKIAAVVAPARVILGSTAHGAMLVQPGVVRHAGVGLTHITRPDSWTPGFDRLLQLFEHAQIEIAVVDDVRSVLWSKLVINAGINPLSALLRLTNGYLAEDSHARQLMMQAAEEAAQVARAQNIPLDYADAGQRALEVARATADNHSSMLQDVLRGAPTEIEAITGALVACGEKLNVPTPVNALLLRLMRAGAEKIEIAEVQQLLR; encoded by the coding sequence ATGCACGTAGCCATCATTGGCATCGGCGCGATGGGCAGCTTGTTTGCCGCGCGTTTGCATGCCTCGTGTGATCTCGTCATGTGCGGAGATTGGCCGGCGCAAGTGGAAGCGGTGCGCCGCACAGGCCTGACGCTCATTGATCAGCGCAATCACGCAACGCAACACCAGGTGAGAATAGCCGATGATGTCAGCGAGGTTGGGCGCGTCGATCTCGCGATCATCCTGGTGAAAAGCCATAAAACCGAGCAAGCGGCAGCCTTGGCCGAACAGATTCTGCTCTCTGACGGCCTCGCATTGACTTTGCAAAACGGTTTGGGGCACGCGGAAAAAATTGCGGCAGTTGTCGCGCCTGCGCGTGTGATTTTGGGAAGTACGGCGCATGGCGCCATGCTGGTGCAGCCGGGCGTCGTGCGGCATGCCGGTGTGGGGCTGACACATATCACTCGCCCGGATTCCTGGACGCCGGGTTTCGACCGGCTCCTTCAACTTTTCGAGCATGCGCAAATCGAAATCGCAGTTGTTGATGATGTGCGCAGCGTCTTGTGGAGCAAGCTCGTGATCAATGCCGGCATAAATCCGCTTTCTGCGTTGTTGCGGTTAACGAACGGCTATTTGGCAGAAGATAGTCATGCGCGGCAACTCATGATGCAAGCTGCCGAAGAGGCTGCCCAGGTTGCCCGCGCCCAAAATATTCCACTCGATTACGCCGATGCGGGACAACGCGCATTGGAAGTGGCGCGCGCCACGGCCGATAATCATTCGTCGATGTTGCAGGATGTTTTGCGCGGCGCGCCCACGGAAATCGAAGCCATCACCGGTGCGCTCGTTGCCTGCGGTGAAAAATTGAATGTGCCCACGCCGGTGAATGCGCTTTTGTTGCGCCTCATGCGCGCCGGCGCGGAGAAAATCGAAATTGCGGAAGTGCAACAGCTTTTGCGATGA
- a CDS encoding DUF4397 domain-containing protein, with protein sequence MISPKMRVVMAMLVSAAVLSCADVPSTGPTPPDFRAEFRFVHAAPELGNVQLAVDGVQQGALDYAGDLAHREYPAGSREVALSSGERQFVAMSTNLRGTVVVLPALAGAPREFLRLSERRVFDAPQVAFRVANFYAPAAVDVTVTAGADTVLATSLAYKGVSNYQAVPAGSYTVEAKIAGSNTVLVSSPLSVSTSHTSMILGDASAALIKNVAD encoded by the coding sequence ATGATCTCACCCAAAATGAGAGTCGTTATGGCAATGCTCGTTTCTGCGGCCGTGCTGAGTTGCGCTGATGTGCCGTCGACCGGCCCCACGCCGCCTGATTTCCGTGCGGAATTCAGGTTTGTGCATGCGGCGCCCGAGCTTGGAAACGTGCAGCTTGCCGTTGATGGTGTGCAACAAGGGGCATTGGATTACGCCGGCGATCTGGCGCATCGCGAATATCCTGCCGGAAGCCGCGAAGTTGCTCTTTCCTCAGGCGAACGGCAGTTCGTGGCGATGTCAACCAATCTGCGCGGAACGGTGGTGGTATTGCCCGCGCTTGCCGGCGCGCCGCGCGAATTTTTACGGCTCTCCGAACGCCGCGTTTTTGATGCGCCGCAGGTGGCGTTTCGGGTGGCGAATTTCTATGCGCCCGCCGCCGTCGACGTTACTGTGACTGCCGGGGCAGACACGGTGCTGGCCACCAGCCTTGCCTACAAGGGCGTGTCGAATTATCAGGCTGTGCCGGCCGGAAGCTATACCGTCGAAGCCAAAATCGCGGGCAGCAACACGGTTCTGGTATCTTCACCATTGAGTGTCTCGACAAGCCATACGAGCATGATTCTCGGAGATGCGAGTGCTGCACTGATCAAAAACGTCGCCGATTGA
- a CDS encoding isopentenyl-diphosphate Delta-isomerase, which translates to MPEHVILVDENDRPLGISEKMSAHRGGKLHRAFSIFVFNNEGELLLQRRALNKYHSSGLWTNTCCSHPRPGESVEAAAVRRLCEEMGFECALHKAFHFIYKAPLERALIEHEFDHVFIGHFNGQPRPNPNEVMEWRWLDLAALEQELELSPERYTIWFRLAMPRVISARRLFC; encoded by the coding sequence ATGCCGGAACACGTTATCCTGGTTGATGAAAACGATCGCCCCCTCGGTATTTCCGAAAAAATGAGCGCGCATCGCGGCGGCAAATTGCATCGCGCCTTTTCAATCTTTGTTTTTAACAATGAGGGCGAGTTACTGCTGCAGCGCCGGGCGTTGAACAAGTATCATTCCTCCGGCTTGTGGACGAACACCTGCTGCAGCCATCCCCGGCCGGGGGAATCTGTTGAAGCGGCGGCCGTGCGGCGTTTGTGCGAGGAAATGGGGTTTGAGTGCGCTCTTCACAAGGCTTTTCATTTCATCTACAAGGCGCCACTTGAGCGCGCTTTGATCGAGCATGAATTCGATCACGTTTTTATCGGCCATTTTAATGGCCAGCCCCGCCCCAATCCCAACGAAGTGATGGAATGGCGTTGGTTAGATCTGGCGGCTCTCGAACAAGAGCTTGAACTCTCGCCGGAGAGATATACGATCTGGTTCAGGCTGGCGATGCCGCGCGTAATCTCGGCGAGAAGGCTGTTCTGCTGA